One Gemmatimonadota bacterium genomic window, GCGGCGCGATCTTCTTGCGACGCAGGTAGTCCAGCATCCGCCACAGCGAGACCCTCGCCTCTTCCGACGCTTTCCCGAGCGTGAGCTCGCCCTCGCCGTATTTCCGGGCATAGAAGTTCAGCTTCCACTCCTCGAGCGCAGTTGCGAGAAGTTTCCGAATCGCCGTCGCGCGATCCGTCTGCTCCACCTGCTCGACCAGCTCGAGATCCCGTACCAGATCCTCGGGCAGGCGTGAGGCCACGGCTCGTTCTTTCTTCATCTCAACTCCTTGGCCCTGGTAAGCACTGCCGCGACCACCTCCGGTGAAAGCCACAGCACGCCCGTAAGATCGCGAACCACCTCCTCTAGTGCCTCGCGGTCCAGGTGCCTTCGCACGTACGCTTCCAGAATCACTCCTACTGTGCCCAGGTATTGCAAGCCCATTCTATCCGCCACGATTCGCGCTGCCTTGTCGTCAACAATCACCAGCAGCTTTCGATGGCTGGCGAGGCAGAGAGCCTCGGCTTCCCCGCCGCCGAGCCGGGTCTCCTCAACGAGCTGGTGGATCAATTCCCTCTCCGCGGCGCCGGGTTCGACTTCGCGGATCCACCCAGCCGTCATCGCCTCCGCCACTCGTCTGGTGCCCGTCGGATCTGGCGACATGCCGCGCTCCACGACTTCCTCCCGAACGCGTGGCCCGACCAGAACCTGTCCGTAGAGCGCCCTCAGCAACTCCAGTCGGTCCGTCTTGGCGAGCACGATCAAGGGCGAGGCGTCTCCAACGACCAATTCGCCTCCTCAGTAGCCAGCTCTGGGCGCCGGGACCCGCGCGATCTTCGCAGCTCGGCTACGGGGCCACGGGCGAAGGAATGTTAACAAATGCTGCGATTGAAAACAAGGGAGCGCGAGTCGCCACAACGCCCGCTCAGGAGGCGGTAACCGGGGCACCATGAGTTTTCCCTGGCCTCCCTCGCCCTCAAAAGTTGGGGCGAGTGTTCGAGCTGCCTGAACGGTAAGGGCGGACCCTCACGGGCCTATCACGGCCGGATCACGGCAGGGCGGTTTTGGCTTGGTACGCGGGGAAGGTTGCTCTTGCGGCCGGGCCGCGCCCGGGCGACTTTGCTTCGGAGCGGTTCAGTGTAGCGTGGCTGAGTGCCCCGAGCGGCTGCCGGAGGCCGGTTCGCACCTGCTGCGGGCAGTGCCGCGTCCCGTTTTCCTGCCCCTGAGCGCGGCAGAGCAGTGCACGCCGCTGAGGGAGCCGCATGAGCACCCGCCTCATCACGCTGGGATCGCTGCACTGTTCCGCTGGGCGACATCGAGCTCCCGGTGCTGGTGGGCCAGCCGCAGCGTCTCGCCCTGCTCGTCTACCTGGCTGTCGAGCAAGAAACCACGCGCGATGCGGTCATGGCCGTTTTCTGGCCGGAGACCGATGCGGAGCACGCCCGCCACGCGCTGAGCCAGGCGTTGTATGTCTTGCGCCACCCGTTCGGTGAGGAGTGGCTACGTGCCGAGGGGGAGCGGCTGTCGGTGACTGCCGCTCGAGGTGGACGCTGTCCGCTTCGCGGCCGCGGCCGAAGCCGGAGAGTTAGAGGCGGCGGTGGGCCTCTACGGCGGCGGGTTTCTCGAGGGACATTACCTGGCCGGGACGCAGCCCTTCGAGAGCTGGGTCGAAGGCCAGCGCGCCCGGCTCTCGAGCCTGCACCGCGCCGCCTGCCGGGAGCTGGTACAGGCGCTGCAGGCGCTCGAGATCGCTCATGTCACCGAGCCGGGGAACCGCATCAACACCCATTCGGATCCCGTCTGGGACCCGATCCGCTCCCAGCCCG contains:
- a CDS encoding UPF0175 family protein — its product is MKKERAVASRLPEDLVRDLELVEQVEQTDRATAIRKLLATALEEWKLNFYARKYGEGELTLGKASEEARVSLWRMLDYLRRKKIAPQYDLEDLGRDIATVRAAAGRARRKRTARNH